tttttattgcattagatctgttttcctcaaacaattgcatgattaggatctaattaaattgtgggtattgggaagtagttgaggtagtacctattacctgttttattatcaaacccttgggagttacttctacgttgctattttattgccatgctatgctcgtagacgtggattgggtttgagtgaaattcatgacagatgtgagattgttaattaatggtttacttaaggtggcaactaaaaatcacatctgggtggattgaggtacctgggtattccaggattgcctgtttttcttttggaccgccacccaggttcaaagggatcatgagattattcatgctagaaacttccgtatgcagccgcaagctattatgggctctagcatagttgactaagttgtgtgaactcttacagtggtagactagcagatgtaggggaaagtaggtgtaactgtctacccatacgtaaggtgcaaacacttctgaaagactgtgtctcggtcatccgttactcaaacaccatgtagtgcgagtaatccaatggaggcgatcgagtcttgtggggaaaagtgcacaaacctctgcagagtgtacaaactaatcatggttagccgtgtccccggttatggacaacttgagtatctagtatctggattatcatgtgaatctcatcactatgttacttttaattaatcttgttgggttaatgatgatacttaattgggattgagatgctgtcaaccatctcaatgtttcacaaccaccatgatagttaaataaaatttattcctttgaagtaggataaaattggcttttcgcaaaactgtaaccatatagctttccaccagccatatatgcatgtagtatagcatcattattgttcattattctctatgtgttacattgccagcatattctatgtgctgacccgttttcgggctgcaacgtctcatgttgcagacttttcagacgacgagtaaggtgccttaggtcgtggtcttatactcagtgatgccgctggagttgatggactcacttatcttccaagtcttccgctgttatcgttttagatggccttaagccatgtttatcatacttattctctttggagatatttgatgtaataagtgtgtgattgctactctgttattaatcctccatttgtactgtgcgtgtcagcattactgatccagggatgacactggtgcacagcagcacagaccatttgaggtctggtcgctacagaggcGAATCCATCGGCTCAATCGAAAGGAGGAAGGCTTTCCCTAATCGCATCCTGGGGAGATGAGAGTGGCAAAGAATACTTCTCAATTAGTGATTTCGGAACTCTAGGGAAACCCTAGAGGAAACTTTTCTCGGTTTTTTCTAAAATTAATTGTTAATTCCCTGTGTCGTTTTTTTGGGTAGCCCGTGAttttttttttagattttttttagaTGATGAGAAGACGAGGCAGCCCGTGACCCGTGTAGGGGTTCTGTGTACTTATCGTGGGCTTCCTCCGTTGGGCTTTCGATCTCGCCCCAACTAGCAGCGTCCTCCCGGACCGCACGACCTCTGAGGACAGCGAGAtgtctccggcggcggcggcggcgccactGGACGACGAAAACCTACTCGCCGAgatcctcctccgcctcccgccgctgCCATCCACCCTCCTCCGCGCCTCCCTCGTCTGCAAGCGCTGGCGCCTCCTCGTCTCCGACGTCCGCTTTTTCCGCCGCTTCCGCGAGCACCACCGCCACAGCCCTCCCCTCCTCGGCTGCTTCGTCGAAGGCGACCGATGCGTCTCCTACACGCCCACCATGGATCCCCCCGACCGCGTCCCCGCCGAGCGCCTCTCGTTGCAGCTCGACGAGACCTGCCACTCCTGGGTCCTCGGCAGCCGCCACGGCCTCGTGCTCATCTCCCCCAACTCACGGAATCACGTCCTGGTGTGGGACCCCGCCACCGGCGAGCAGCACCGGATCGCTTTTCCCCCAGGGTTCGTCGGGGTCGCGAACTCGATCCACGGGGCGGTGCTTCGCGCCGCCGGCGAGGCCGGCCACTTCCAGGTGATCTTGGTAGGGGTTGGCGGACAAGACAAGCAACACATGCGATTGCTCGCCCGCGTTTACTCGTCGGAGAAAGGCGTCTGGGGTGCTCTCATCTCACCACTGATTCCATTCGAGGGATATACTACTAGGGGTATTTTCGCCATCTATTTTCGGGGTTTCTCGGCTCTGATGCTTGGGAATTCCTTTTACTGGTGCCTTGGCGGGCGTTCGGATGCAATTCTCGAGTTTGATTTGGAGAGGCAGACCCTAGATGTGATCCGAATACCATCGTGTCTGTCTGAAGTGGACCTTCTCCAGTTCGCGGTTATGCGGGCGGAGGGTGGTGGACTGGGTTTACTCTCCATATTAGGCTTCACCGCCCAATTATGGAAGAGAAAGACTGATTGTAATTGTGTTGCATCATGGGGGGTGGCAACAACTATTGAACTGGACAAGCTACTTTCCCTTAATCCAGAGAAGGAGAGAGTGCAACCCCTGATAGAAGGGCTTGCCGAGTACAATAATGTGGTTCTCCTGACTACAGGTGGTGATTGTGTCATCATGCTGCAGCTTGAGTCACTGCAATTCAAGAAATTTTATGAGACTACCAACGCCTTTTATCATCATCAATTCGAAAGTGTTTATTCTGCAGGTAATAGCTTTGCCTTTATAACTTATAATGAAGTTGTGCTGTAGTGTACTGTCCGGATGCTTGTGTCTCGGTATTTTATATAATGGTTATGACTTATAAACTGGAAAAATATTTGTTAGTGGTACCTAGTTTAGGGAGGGGGGTGGTGTTGTTTTGAATATTCTGACATCGTTAATTTTTATTATCATTAGACTGTGGTACATGAAAACTAACAGGAAGTGACTAACACATCAAATACTTAGCTCAATACGTACATTTGGAAGCTTACTTGTGTAATTCAATATTGATATCTCTGCTGATCTTGCTAAAAATCCTATAGAAATAGAAAGGACATTAATGTGTAAAACATGATGTTTGGTTGTGCCATAGGAAAAAAAACCCaggaacatttttgaagggctaGGTGGGTGCCGTATTTGTCATCCGAAGTCTGAAACGAAAAAAGTCTCCAAGAGGTTGGACTCGATGGAAATTTTCCTTTGGAATTGCATgtgaagtactccctctgtcccataatataagagcatttttgacactacactagtgtaaaaaacgctcttatattatgggacagagggagtagacAATAGAAAAGGGTCTATGTGTTTCAACTTGCCATTGCTATGAGCTTTGCATGATTTATTTTTTAGTAGAATCTTCCAAAGTTCCTCTGAACCGAAGAAGCCCTTAATTGTTTTTCTGAAATTACACATGCGAGTTTAACTAAATATCTTCAGTGATGCCTTCTCCTATCTATTTGGCTTCCTATAGGAATGTCATTGGTTGTTTCAGTGTTTGACTTCTTATGCTTGTAGGGACAAGCATTGGTGGTGGACATGATGTTGCCTGGGTAGATATGCCATTATGATTTTTGGTTGAGCAGGTAAGCATATCTTCTGCATGCAAGTTCACTTATCTAAAAAGTTCTTTCAAAATAAAAAATAGTGCTTTCCTTTTTACTACCATTTCGGTTAccaaatactccctccatcccaaaataagtgactcaacttcaTACTAACTtcagtacaaagttgagtcacttattttgggacggagagGGAGTAGATTGCTTTTGTTAGTGTGGACTCTTCTCCCTCTATCATATTAGCTGACATTGCCGCCGGCTAGCCAGGATGTGAGGTTGATATTGCAGGAGATAAATAGGGACTGGGGTAGGGACAAAGCTAAGATCGAAAAAGGGGATTTTTCACTCATTTGTTTCTTGCCGGTTCTGTCGTTATAGCTTGCCATCGTTATTCGCTTACATCATTATTGTTGACATCCTTATAGGCCAGACACACATGACGCTTACAATTGGGTCCCGCCTAACTTAACACATGCTTCGCCATCATTATTCGCGTACCTAACTCGGTGGCGCCCTTGCTCTCTACGCCTTCTCCTCTGTTTTGGCTGTGTCACCACCTTCAGTTGTTACATTTCCTCGGTAGTGCTGCTTCAGTACATTGAGATCGTCCAAGTTGCCAGTTCTTGAGGAATACCAGCCCAGTTGATAAACCCTTGCGGTATTAGCGGAATTCCCTTTCTTGACGAGTCACCGATCAAGAATTGCTTCAGGTCTGGATTCTCCACATCTAACTCAATGATTTCAGGACATGGAACACGGGATGGACGGCACTTCCGGGCGGCAGTTCCAAGATATATACCACTGAACCAATCAGCTCCAACACAGTGTACGGTCCAGACTATTTGAATGCCAGCTTCAGACAAGGCCTGTTCACCGCTGAACATTAAGCACGAGGCTGCAGCCCTCACCCACTTTAATGGTTTTCTCTGATCGATGCTTGTCAGCTTGCATTTTCGTTTTGTTCTGTGCATTGGCCAGATGCCCCTTTTGTCAGTCCAGTTGCACTTGCATTCCGCCATAATTTTGCCAGCTTCAGTTCATGTTGCCAGCTGCACTTAACGTTCTGCCACAATTTTTACCTTTATTAAGTACTCCCtccataaagaaatataagagtgtttaatcgctcttatatttctttacagagggagtaacaAATTATGATTGAGAGAGTGGTCAAAGTGCTGAAGTTTTTCTTCTCTGCCCCCTGCCCTTCTGTCTGTCTCGCTATGCATATATTCTCTATCTTGCAAATTGTCTATTTTAATAAAATTTAGGGTGTGTTTGATAGCAAAGTATTATATAAACCAAAGTATCAAAAACTACAGTATTTTTGTCTGTAGGTACGAGATACCATAGTTTTATCAAAACACAATATTTTGAAGTATTCACAATACATAGAACATGTTTGGTTGTTACTGCACAACGCTGTAAATTTTGCTGGCTAGCCGTTGTGTTCAAACAATCAGCAGCTACCTAGCCGTTGTGTTATCTCCCAGTACAAGCACAAGCACACGCACCTAGCCGGCTGTTTGAATACTAGTATTTCTGTTGCGTTTTTGTAGCTAGCTAACTAGCTATCCCTTATCATCTCCGTGCATAACAACCGAAGCTGAACAACCTCTCAATCATCATACAGACAACGGGGGAAAGCGAAAATTTCCCATGTCAGATTTTTTTGCCAACGCTGATGAAACAAAAACAGTGTGTTCAAGTACTGCAGCCGCAGGTAACGAACAACTATGAGACCTCAGCTCAGACAAATTGTACTTGCACACATGGGTGCCTACTTCCTATGCAGACTCTTCTTTTTGGCTGCTCTGTTTTTTAAAAAGAGGTCTGAGGTTCTTTTTTTTATGCAGAGAAAAAACTGCAGTTTGGCAACCAAACAGGTCATTGTAAATAAAACTGTAAATAAAACTGTGGTAATCTTAAAAACTGTAGTATTTTCAAAATACTTAGAAAATACTTTGCTATCAAACGGGGCCTACTGTCAGGGCCTCCCCTACAGTTTCCCCTAAAAAAAGTGTCGTTTTTTATGCCATGCAGTTTAGAAAGATGGCATGTATTTTGTAGCGAAGTTAGTTTTAAAAATATATTTCAAATGATTTGTAAGCTAGATGGTTCAGCATTATTTGCCTCTGTAGGGGTTATTTGAACCATTGGTCTCTTAGCCTCTATTACCGAAAAAGGGTTgccccccgctttatattataaagcaacgACCACACGATACActtgctggggcctcagcacaagcAAGCCCAAAAGAAACGAAAAAGGAACTGAAGAGAAAATAATGCCAACAACGGCGGATCAACGAAAACGATGAGGACCCGCAACCGCCGCGCCACCGGAAAATTCCACCACGCTCCTAGCACTCCGGACCGCCGCATACCAAacaacaccttcaagaaggatcgcgacgatgacgacgctgttgCCCGGACatgtcctagggtttcccccggtacgcgAGGGGTGAGGTGGAAGGGGTATGTCCGACGCCCTTCAGGAAGGCATGGCGGCGCCCACGGGCGTCACCGCGTCGGTGCCGGCCCTGCCGACAAGGATTTCTCCCGACCACCCACCAACCACGACCCCAGACGATCCATCCCGCGCCACCAAACACACCGCCCACCAACTTGCGCCACCACGGTTGAGCAGTCTCCATCGCTGTCTCACCATGGCAAACGAAACGGGACCGACGGAAACAAGACGACGCAACCAGGAACCAGGAGCGGCAACATCAGCAGCCTCGCGGGAGGGGACATCCTCCACCGCCCCCGGCCGGACGCAGCACAGGGGCAAACCGGGCCACCCTCGGCCCAGCCGAGCCCGAAACGGGCTCGCGAAGCCCCTGTCGCCGCGCTGCAGAAGGCGAGCCACTGTCGCCACCACCCCCAGCACGAGTCACGCCCCCGACCCGCCGGAGACGCCGCAAGCAGACCGGGCCAGGCCCGCCCATACCCAGATCGAGACCAaaagggcccagatctgggccggggaggcccgccgcgagccaccgcgccgccccgccgccaagCGGCCGCGCCACCGCCCGCACGCCACCCAGCACTCCGCCGCCCAgggagccgcgccgccgccggatccaTTGTCGCCGAGGAGCACCCCCGTCGGCCGCCGTCCGCCCGAGCCGAGGCCCCATGCGGGGGGGAAAGGCcggggccgccgccgccggcaccacgCGGGCAAGGCCCGGTGGCCCAGGCCGACGGCGGCGGAagggaaggagggggaggggagggctGGGAGGGGCGACGAGAGCCCCCGGTCGCCCCGCTCGGGGAGGCGAcgcgggggagggggagagaaGATGGCGAAAATGATCGAGAAATGTGCTGGCAGTAGAAGTTGAAAGTGTGCCACCACCCCAAAATTTACCTACTGATAATCTCTGCTTATATTTCTGTCTTTTTCCGAGAGCGCTGAGATGATTCAACTTTAGTGTTTTTGGTAGAATTTCCTTTATGGTGAAGCTAATTTTTACTGTTTGAATCATAAAAAGTGTTGAGGTTGCATAACCTGCACTCTTTTCCATGGATTAGTAGTACAAAATGGTTTGCCTAATGACATTGGTTGCTCCACAGGTACCTAGAGTTGTATTCTGGCTACTGAGATGCAGGAATTTTCTTCTTTGCTGTGGGTCCGTCCATTTTGTACGCTTCAGACGGAGATATCGACCCCCTATGTTGCATGCATGGTCAACTGGGAAGTGGAATTGTAGGATTAATCGTTCATTGCTAACTACCTCTGTTATGTAAATTCTAGGCGCAATTAGCCAACTGGCTTGTTGAAGATACACACTTGCTTCGGTTAATTAGCGTTTGGGGTACATCTGCTTTATGGTCTCCAAGCAAGCTTGCCTGCCTGATGATCTTGGCTAATGTCATGTGTGTGTTCACCGTCTCTCTGTTTCCGTTTGATTATGTTCCATGTTGTAATGGTCTGGATATTTGATTTGACGTAATATTCTTGCTTATGTCCATTGTGTGCGCCTGCTGAATTTTTTATCTGATTTTGGCTGATGAATGTTGGATTACACTTGCCTGCCTGGAGCTATTCGACCAGCAATAGCAGCAATGGGGAGTTGCAGTTTTATCTATTCTGGTTCTATTTGTTGGTAGTCAGCAAATGGTAATGTAATCTCTGATGTGCTGTTTATGGTGTGCAAATACAAATATAAGTGTCAAGCCAGCAGCACCCCATTAATATGCTGCAGCAACAGCACCCCATTGTGATGCGAGGATGGTACTGGACGGCCAGTCGGAGCTCCTCACAGCTCCTTCTGAACCATCCCCAAAATCCTCATCTAGTCAGGCGCATCAAATCCTACTGGATGGGTAGGGCAACTCTAACACGGTTCATCAAAACACCCCTAAATATCCGGACTGCACTGTCCAGATACTTTTGGCCGTCCAACGCCGTGCATAAAATCCATCTGGGTGGGCTCTGACGTTCGAAATCACATACATTGTTACCGAACCAGGGGAGGCTTGCAGGTGTCCGAACAGTCATCAGGCCACACAATGCACGCAAATATATTTGACACTGAAGTTGACAGAGATAATAACCAGACAATGCATAAGGCCATGAGCAGCCATACATCATAGATAATAGCTAGAGTTCTTAGTAGCAGCAGCACATCAGTCTCATACGACACAGATAACTTAAGTTCATACAACTGACCAAAATAAAACAGATAGATGTTCCAACATGAAGCATAGACCGAAATAAAACAACGACACAATCATTTCAACCAACAACAAGATATGCAGTTTTGCACCATCACTCCAACTCCATCTCTCCATATCAGCAAGGCAGCAAGATTTCCCAAGGCTCAGAACTGTACAAACTGTAGGTTAGCAAATAATGTAGCAAATCATTCATGTACTTATCAAGGGAAGTAAGTAGTACTCACCGAGATTTATGATGCGGAATCATGCATCATCGGGGATGGAATTATTATCACTAGAGCTAGTCTCAGATACGTTGAGGCCAACCATTTCTTCAAGTAATTCTGAGATTAAAGTAAAGCAACCAGAAAACAGTTAAATTCAGCAAGGAACTAGGAAAAACCAAGGAAGCACCTAATGAACATATTTCCGTACCTTCCACTAGTTCGGTCAACTGCTCGGTATCCTCTTCATCATTTACAGGAACTGATCCCAGCATCCAATCCTGAGTACAAATGAGTGCCTGGAGAATGAATGGAGTAAGAGAGCTCCTAAACTCGTCGAGGATACGTCCACCGGCGCTGAAGGCAAACTCAGAGGAAACTGCAGATATCGGGACAGCCAAGACATCACGAGCAAGCCGGGATAATACTGGGAATCTAGAAGATTTGACCTTCCACCACTGGAGAATATCAAATTTGGCAGGGTGTGCTTCAGTCTCCTCGGCAAGATATTTCTCAAGTTCAGACTTTGTCGGACCAACCACAGAGTTGTTCATTCTCATCCTCTTGGCAATTAGGGACCTCATCAAGCTCATGCCTTGCACCACATCGGATTCCATTTCCTTCTTCTCACTTGAAGCATACATCTTGCCATACTCCTTAAACAAGTCATCAAGTGTTTCACTCATCTTTTTCCA
The sequence above is a segment of the Aegilops tauschii subsp. strangulata cultivar AL8/78 chromosome 6, Aet v6.0, whole genome shotgun sequence genome. Coding sequences within it:
- the LOC109750900 gene encoding uncharacterized protein, with product MSPAAAAAPLDDENLLAEILLRLPPLPSTLLRASLVCKRWRLLVSDVRFFRRFREHHRHSPPLLGCFVEGDRCVSYTPTMDPPDRVPAERLSLQLDETCHSWVLGSRHGLVLISPNSRNHVLVWDPATGEQHRIAFPPGFVGVANSIHGAVLRAAGEAGHFQVILVGVGGQDKQHMRLLARVYSSEKGVWGALISPLIPFEGYTTRGIFAIYFRGFSALMLGNSFYWCLGGRSDAILEFDLERQTLDVIRIPSCLSEVDLLQFAVMRAEGGGLGLLSILGFTAQLWKRKTDCNCVASWGVATTIELDKLLSLNPEKERVQPLIEGLAEYNNVVLLTTGGDCVIMLQLESLQFKKFYETTNAFYHHQFESVYSAGNSFAFITYNEVVL